In a single window of the Pseudomonas oryzihabitans genome:
- a CDS encoding chemotaxis protein gives MPFARSLRSQSLLLFGGSLLLMLLIALAGFALLSRELHRYQQLIEGPLERLVEIDDTHLTFKIQVQEWKNFLLRGGDAATAERYWQAFQTREAEVDQRLQQLATRVDPDLQPRLLALRAQHGRLGERYRAGYAAYLAHDRDPRRGDAEVRGIDRETAEGFAALVDDLHGRTAEQIAAIRAEAQRDILLAGLALLLCGSGLLFLGVRLVERRLVDPLVACARQLGLLARGRFGERLPGGRDDELGRLTHSTNLLRDAAVQHTHDLRHQATEVGALSTLLANQLLTEPGQAPRDLDPHVLKDISRRLADIAGDLQDAASQHQD, from the coding sequence ATGCCCTTCGCCCGCTCGCTCCGCAGTCAGAGCCTGCTCCTGTTCGGCGGCAGTCTGCTGCTGATGTTGCTGATCGCCCTGGCCGGCTTCGCCCTGCTCTCGCGCGAGTTGCATCGCTACCAGCAGCTGATCGAAGGCCCGCTGGAGCGACTGGTAGAGATCGACGACACCCACCTGACCTTCAAGATCCAGGTGCAGGAGTGGAAGAACTTCCTTCTGCGCGGCGGCGATGCCGCGACCGCCGAGCGCTACTGGCAGGCCTTCCAGACCCGCGAGGCGGAGGTCGACCAGCGCCTGCAACAGCTGGCCACCCGCGTCGACCCCGATCTCCAGCCCCGGCTGCTGGCCCTGCGCGCCCAGCATGGTCGCCTGGGCGAGCGCTATCGCGCCGGATACGCCGCCTATCTCGCCCATGATCGCGATCCGCGGCGGGGTGATGCCGAGGTGCGGGGTATCGATCGTGAGACGGCCGAGGGCTTCGCGGCCCTGGTAGACGACCTGCACGGGCGCACCGCCGAGCAGATCGCCGCCATCCGCGCCGAGGCGCAACGCGACATCCTGCTCGCCGGCCTGGCGCTGCTGCTTTGTGGCAGTGGCCTGCTGTTCCTGGGGGTACGGCTGGTGGAGCGTCGCCTGGTCGATCCACTGGTGGCCTGTGCTCGGCAACTGGGCCTGCTGGCGCGCGGGCGCTTCGGCGAGCGCCTGCCCGGTGGCCGTGACGACGAACTGGGCCGACTGACCCACAGCACCAATCTCCTGCGCGACGCCGCCGTCCAGCATACCCACGACCTGCGTCACCAGGCGACCGAGGTCGGGGCCCTGAGCACCCTGCTGGCCAATCAGCTCCTGACCGAACCAGGCCAAGCACCACGGGACCTAGACCCGCACGTGCTGAAAGACATCAGCCGCCGCCTCGCCGACATCGCCGGCGATCTGCAGGACGCCGCCAGCCAGCACCAGGACTGA
- a CDS encoding LysR family transcriptional regulator ArgP produces the protein MIDYKLLEALAVVVEEGGFERAARRLGLSQSAVSQRIKLLEARVGQAVLVRETPPQPTAPGLRLLRHIQQVRLLEADLGSEVPGLAEEAPQRLRIALNADSLANWWPAAVGPWVRGQRVLLDLVVEDQDVVLRRMRAGEVAACLCASGQPLAGARVSALGAMRYRALASPLFRAQQLADLPDPQALAQAPAIVFGPDDRLQHRYLEQLGVIQSFDYHLCPSAEGFLQMTLSGIGWGLLPDIQSATARASGALVDLAPGHWVDVPLFWHHWRNGGTALQALTRHLQQVAGQWLVRD, from the coding sequence ATGATCGATTACAAATTGCTGGAAGCCCTGGCCGTGGTGGTGGAAGAGGGTGGCTTCGAACGCGCCGCGCGGCGCCTGGGGCTGTCGCAGTCGGCGGTGTCCCAGCGCATCAAATTGCTCGAAGCCAGGGTCGGCCAGGCGGTGCTGGTCCGCGAGACACCGCCCCAGCCCACCGCGCCAGGCCTGCGCCTGCTCCGTCATATCCAGCAGGTGCGCCTGCTGGAGGCCGATCTCGGCAGTGAGGTACCGGGGCTGGCCGAGGAGGCGCCGCAGCGGCTGCGCATCGCCCTCAATGCCGACAGCCTGGCCAACTGGTGGCCTGCGGCGGTGGGGCCCTGGGTGAGGGGGCAGCGCGTGCTGCTGGATCTGGTGGTCGAGGACCAGGACGTGGTGCTGCGTCGGATGAGAGCCGGGGAGGTGGCGGCCTGTCTCTGCGCCAGCGGTCAGCCACTGGCCGGGGCCCGGGTCAGCGCCCTGGGCGCCATGCGCTATCGGGCCCTGGCCAGCCCGCTGTTCCGCGCGCAGCAGCTGGCCGATCTGCCGGATCCTCAGGCCCTGGCGCAGGCACCGGCCATCGTGTTCGGGCCGGACGACCGGCTGCAGCATCGCTATCTGGAACAGCTCGGCGTCATCCAGTCCTTCGATTACCACCTCTGTCCTTCCGCCGAGGGCTTTCTGCAGATGACCCTGAGCGGGATCGGCTGGGGGCTGCTGCCGGATATCCAGAGCGCCACCGCCCGCGCCAGCGGCGCCCTGGTGGATCTGGCGCCCGGCCATTGGGTGGACGTGCCGCTGTTCTGGCATCACTGGCGCAACGGCGGAACCGCCCTGCAGGCCCTGACCCGGCATCTGCAGCAGGTTGCCGGCCAGTGGCTGGTGCGCGACTAG
- a CDS encoding LysE/ArgO family amino acid transporter, protein MNSYFTGLLTMASLIMALGAQNTYLLAQGLRREHHLAIAAFCLTCDVILVAAGVLGLAALIQHSPLLVDILRWGGAAFLLWYGAQALRRAWRPAAIDKLETTSPRSRRQALLAAAAVSLLNPHVYLDTVLLVGSLGSQQAAPLAYVFGAATASMLWFFGLALGAAWAAPYLARPGVWRLIDLLVALVMFAVAAQLLVST, encoded by the coding sequence ATGAACAGCTATTTCACCGGCCTCCTGACCATGGCCAGCCTCATCATGGCGCTCGGTGCCCAGAACACCTATCTGCTGGCCCAGGGACTGCGCCGCGAGCACCACCTGGCCATCGCCGCCTTCTGCCTGACCTGTGACGTGATCCTGGTGGCCGCCGGCGTGCTGGGCCTGGCCGCGCTGATCCAGCACAGCCCGTTGCTGGTGGACATCCTGCGCTGGGGTGGCGCGGCCTTTCTGCTCTGGTACGGCGCCCAGGCGCTGCGGCGGGCCTGGCGGCCGGCGGCCATCGACAAGCTGGAGACCACGAGCCCACGTAGCCGGCGTCAGGCGCTGCTCGCCGCCGCCGCGGTCTCCCTCCTCAATCCCCACGTCTACCTGGACACGGTGCTGCTGGTAGGCTCCCTGGGCAGCCAGCAGGCCGCGCCCCTGGCCTATGTGTTCGGCGCCGCCACCGCTTCCATGCTGTGGTTCTTCGGCCTCGCCCTGGGCGCCGCCTGGGCCGCACCCTACCTGGCCCGCCCGGGGGTATGGCGGCTGATCGACCTGCTGGTGGCCCTGGTGATGTTTGCCGTCGCGGCTCAGCTCCTGGTCTCGACCTGA
- a CDS encoding pseudouridine synthase: MSRNPRFTPGPRPRRQAKAPPATPRLLLLNKPFDVLTQFADADGRATLKAFVEVPGVYPAGRLDRDSEGLLLLTNDGQLQARIADPRHKLPKTYWAQVEGTPSEEQLQRLRQGVELNDGPTLPAEAHLLAEAPVLWERDPPVRFRKSVPTAWIELTIREGRNRQVRRMTAAVGLPTLRLVRVRIGPWTLDDLAPGQWREVPTSL, from the coding sequence ATGTCGCGAAATCCTCGCTTCACCCCCGGCCCCCGGCCTCGCCGTCAGGCCAAGGCGCCCCCGGCCACGCCGCGGCTGCTGCTGCTCAACAAGCCCTTCGATGTGCTCACCCAGTTCGCCGATGCCGACGGCCGCGCGACCCTGAAGGCCTTCGTCGAGGTGCCAGGCGTCTATCCCGCGGGCCGTCTGGATCGTGACAGCGAAGGTCTGCTGCTGCTCACCAACGATGGCCAGCTGCAGGCGCGCATCGCCGATCCCAGGCACAAGCTGCCCAAGACCTATTGGGCACAGGTGGAGGGCACGCCTAGCGAAGAGCAGTTGCAGCGGCTGCGCCAGGGCGTCGAACTCAATGATGGTCCCACCCTGCCAGCCGAGGCGCACCTGCTGGCCGAAGCGCCGGTGCTCTGGGAGCGCGATCCGCCGGTGCGTTTTCGCAAGAGCGTGCCGACCGCCTGGATCGAGCTGACCATTCGCGAAGGTCGCAATCGTCAGGTGCGCCGCATGACGGCCGCCGTGGGCCTGCCGACGCTACGGCTGGTACGGGTGCGTATCGGGCCCTGGACGCTGGACGATCTGGCGCCGGGTCAGTGGCGCGAGGTGCCCACGTCCCTGTAG
- a CDS encoding NAD-dependent epimerase/dehydratase family protein produces the protein MRILITGASEALGAGLACDLLDRGQLVRVHGRPGATLDALVERGAEYRPALLDQPEQVVALCDDIDAIAHCTDVAGVPSAADLDHGQVLIEAALQQQVAQFLYVSSARVYERGGEALKEDQVPAKPKGSEAQRRLQLERLVLAAGEFGPQVTVLRPAQVLGLADREWARWLLERAKAKQLARTGNGLNRWDFTSAGNLRQALVTLLLAQPVTANGKVFNLSDGEPLVCWDAINFLLRRFELPPVAEQHAFAPRRLYARLRTPRHDSRWPELLDRPFTLDIRAAQEAFGYRPRASSWSALEDYRPRAPVARSGPV, from the coding sequence ATGCGTATCTTGATCACCGGTGCCAGCGAGGCGCTCGGTGCAGGCCTGGCCTGCGATCTGCTCGACCGCGGCCAACTGGTGCGGGTGCACGGCCGCCCGGGGGCGACCCTGGATGCCCTGGTCGAGCGTGGCGCCGAGTACCGTCCCGCCCTGCTCGACCAGCCCGAGCAGGTGGTGGCGCTGTGCGACGACATCGACGCCATCGCCCACTGCACCGACGTGGCGGGTGTGCCCAGCGCAGCCGATCTGGACCATGGCCAGGTGCTGATCGAAGCCGCCCTGCAGCAGCAGGTCGCGCAATTCCTCTATGTTTCCTCCGCCCGGGTCTACGAGCGCGGGGGCGAGGCCCTCAAGGAAGACCAGGTGCCAGCCAAACCCAAGGGCAGCGAGGCCCAACGGCGGCTGCAACTGGAGCGCCTGGTGCTGGCCGCCGGCGAATTCGGTCCTCAGGTGACGGTGTTACGGCCAGCCCAGGTGCTGGGTCTGGCCGACCGCGAGTGGGCACGCTGGTTGCTGGAAAGAGCCAAGGCCAAACAGCTGGCGCGCACCGGCAATGGCCTCAATCGCTGGGACTTCACCAGCGCCGGCAACTTGCGCCAGGCCCTGGTGACCCTGCTGCTGGCGCAGCCGGTCACGGCCAATGGCAAGGTCTTCAATCTCAGCGATGGCGAGCCGCTGGTGTGCTGGGATGCGATCAACTTCCTGCTGCGGCGTTTCGAGTTGCCGCCGGTGGCCGAGCAGCACGCCTTCGCACCTCGCCGGCTCTATGCGCGGCTGCGGACACCGCGCCATGACTCGCGCTGGCCCGAGTTGCTGGACAGGCCCTTCACCCTGGACATTCGCGCCGCCCAGGAGGCCTTCGGCTATCGCCCACGAGCCAGCTCCTGGAGTGCCCTGGAAGATTACCGGCCGCGTGCGCCTGTGGCTCGCAGTGGCCCGGTTTAG